The Streptomyces hundungensis genome contains the following window.
GAGGACCCGGCCGTCGCCGTTGCCGATCCGGTAGGACCTGCCGAGGTCGAACGGGGGTGCCGCGGGCGTCGAGGAGTCCACCGTGACGTCCACGTACTCGCCGTCGGCCCCGCCCTGGCAGTCGATGGAGCAGTAGGAGCGGAAGGTCTTGCCGACGATGGTGGAGTTGGTGCGGTTCGCCCCGTCGAGGAACCAGCGGTACCAGGAGTTGTTGGTGTAGCCGCCGGTGTCGCCGATCAGATGCCACTTCTGGCTCGCGAGGTCGTCGGTGGCGTAGAAGCGCTGCGGCGCGGTGCCGTTCACGGCCTCGGGCTCGCCGATGTAGAGACCGAGATGGGCGTCATAGGCGATGTTCATCACGAACAGCGGTGATCTGGGCGGGAGTTGGCCCGCCGCTATCTGCTGGCTCACGGTGCCGGGGTTGGCCGGGTCGTAGTCGCCCGCGACGGGTGTGTACCCGGTGGTGCTCGACGCGTCGACGGGCACCATGTTGCTCTCCAGGCCGCCGACGCCGGGCTGCGTCCAGTGGCCGTCGTACCACTTCTGCCAGGAGCCCCGGGCCATCTTCGAGGAGATCGGCGACCGGGCCACATGCGCGAGGCTGTCCTGCCAGTTGCCTCCCTTGGCGACGATCCGTGAGCCGTAATAGACGTAGAAGTAGCCCGACTTGGTGTCGACGAACAGGCGCTGGTCGCCGTCGCCGTAGGAGTACGTCTCGTTCGGGAACTGGGCGGTGTCGCCGCGCCGGGTGCTGTACGGCGAGGTGATGGCGTGGTCCTTGATGGTCCAGGTCCGGCCCTGGTTCTTCGAGACGGCGTAGTCGATCGCGTCGAAGTGGATGCCGTCGTTGAAGGGGGCCGGGGTGAACTCGTTGTGCACCAGGCCGTACCAGTCGCCGGTGTCCGGGTCGACCCACACCCCCGACAGGTCGCAGTAGTTCTTCTGCGAGTAGCCCGCGTTGCCGACCGCGTACGTCGCCTCGCGGCCGGTCGGGCTGTTGTTGCAGCGCCAGGTGGTGTCGTTGTTCTTGTCCTGGGCGTTGGCGGGGTCGACCGCGTCGCTGATCGCGCCCGACCGGGTGGCGCCGTCCATGTCGGCGCCCGTGAAGAATTCCCAGTAACGGGGGTCCTTGGCGCCGTACAGCGCGGCGGACTGCTGGAAGTAGAAGGTGCCGTCCTTGTCGATGTAGGTCGAGGCCGGGGTGTCCGTCGGGTGCGCGTACGGCACGGGGGAGCCCACGCCGATCGTGTAGCCGGCGTCGGGGGCCGCCACCGCCGCCGCGGGGGGCGCGACGGTGGCGGCAAGTGCCAGCACGGCGGCGCCGACGGCCGCGGCGGCTGCTCTGAAGGCGGTGGAGGACACGGGCACTCCTTCGGTGGGGGCCCCACGGGTGTGGGGCGGTGACCGGTGCTCGGCGGTGGCGTCGCCGACCGCGTGCTGGGCAGTCTGTGCAGCGGGCGAGCCACCGTCCACGGACATCCGTCGGCCGGGCTTGGACTTTTGTCACCGGCCCGCCACCGAGGCGTAACCGCAGGCCCGGGGCTTGCGCGGGCCATGGCACCGACCCGACCCCGCACGAGCCTCGCGTGAATATGCCAGATGCATACTCACGCCGAAGGAGCGGGAATGCGCCACCGAAAACTGACTCGGAGCCAATGAATTAGCGGGACCCCGGACGCTTCCCTAAAAGGCACGGAACAATATATTCCGGGCGGCGAGTTTCGATACGCCTAAGGGATGAGTAAGGTGTGGGTCGCTGTCGGTGAACCTGCGTAAGCGCTCGGGCTCCGGCGGAATTCCGCATGGCTGGAATTCATAGGGCGCAGGGTGTCGTCTGCGGGGACGGGGAGAGGATCGTGGCTGCCGGCTCGTTCGAGGGACACTACGTGTGGCATCCGGCGGCCGACGATCGCGAGCTGGCCCGCGCGTGCACGGACGTGCGCGCCGGACGCTACCTGGGCGCCCACAACGTCCTCAAAGAAGCGCGCGGCGACTACGAGTTGCGCGCCCACCGCTCGCTCGTCCTGGCCTCGGAAGCGGCCGACTCCGACCTGGCGGAACGCTGGATGGCGGAGGAACCCGGCCCGGAAGCAGCCCTGTTGGGGGCGCGGGTGGCCATGATCCGCGCCCTGCGCATGGCCGACGCGGGCGACTCCCGTGCCGACACCCTGTTGCGCATAGCGCAGGCTGCCTGTGTGCGGGCCGCGCGACTGCTGCCCCAGGACCCGACCCCGTGGGTGGCCCAACTCGCCCTGGCCCGCATCGACGGACCCCGGGACCCGGCCCCCGGGGCCTGTTGACGGCGCCGGCCGGGCCGTGGCAGATGTTCTCCCACGTCCTGCGGCTGGACCCCTGGCACCGCGAGGCCCATCACCGCTTTCTGGCTTGCTTCTTCACCCGGCACGGCGGGTCGGCGAGCGCGCGCTGGGACGTCGCCTCCTTCCTCAGCCACCGGGCACCGGCCACCTCCCCGCTGCGCCTGCTTCCGCTGGTCGCACTGGTCGAGGACTACGACCCGAACGCGCTCCTCGCGGATCACACCTGGCAACAGCCGCAATGGGCGACCACCACCATGAGCATTTACCACAACTGGTTTCCCCAGGCGGCCAGTTACCGGTTCACTCCGGTCCTCGATCTGGCTTATCTGGCGCACGCCCTGTTCATGGCGAAGCGCGAATTCGAAGCACGGGAAGTCCTCACGGCCATGGGCCCCTACGCCTCGCGCATGCCCTGGAGCGTGTTCGGCGATCCCGGGGAACAGCTGACCAGGGCCAGGCGGTCCTGCGGACTTCCGACCCCCGCGCCTGCCTGACCACCACCGGGCGACCACGGCCCGGCCGCGACCCACGCGTCTTTTCACTCCCGAGGAAAGGTTGCTCCTGTGTCCGACCAGAAGTCCCGCACGCGTCCACCGAGCAGAGCCAAGGAACCATCCGTGGCGTTCGACGACGACGCCACCCTGCACGCGATGGGATATCCCCGGAAACTCACCCGGCGATTCCATGCCTTCGACAATTTCGCGATATCGTTCACCATCATCAACATCATTTCCGGAATCTTCTCCGCATTCGGCTTCGGAATGGGGGCCGGGGGTCCCCGTATTCTCATTTTCGGCTGGATCGGCGTCTCCGTCATGGTGCTGTTCGTGGGCGCCGCGATGGGTGAAATCGCGTCGGCCTACCCCACCAGCGGGGCGCTGTACTTCTCGGCGGGCAAGCTGGCCAAGCGTCATCGCGGCGCCTGGTCCTGGTACACGGGATGGCTGAACTTCGTCGGTCAGGTCGGCGGCACCGCCGCGACCAACTACGCCGCCGCCACTTTCATCCAGGCGTTCATCACGATGCAGTGGCCCTCCTACGAAGGCACCCCCCAGCAGACCGTCGGCATCGCCACCGCGATCCTCCTGGTGCAGGCGCTCGCCAACACCTACACCGTGCAGCTGGTCGCCGTGGTGAACCGGATCTCGGTGTGGTGGCTCCTGATCGGCATGGTGGTCATCGTCGTCGCCCTGACCGTGAAGCCCTCCTCGCACCAGCCCGTCTCGTTCGCGACGCACTTCGTCAACAGCACCGGCTTCGACAACGGCCTGTACGCCGCGATGCTGGGCCTGCTGGTCACGAGCTGGACGTTCACCGGCTTCGACGGCAGCTTCCACATGTCCGAGGAGACGGTGCGGGCCACCGTCAACACGCCCAAGGGCATCATGCGGGCGATCATCTACTCGGCCCTTGCCGGGCTGGTCCTCATGCTGGCCCTGGTCTACGCGATCCGGGACTACGCGGCCGAGATCG
Protein-coding sequences here:
- a CDS encoding amino acid permease, translating into MGYPRKLTRRFHAFDNFAISFTIINIISGIFSAFGFGMGAGGPRILIFGWIGVSVMVLFVGAAMGEIASAYPTSGALYFSAGKLAKRHRGAWSWYTGWLNFVGQVGGTAATNYAAATFIQAFITMQWPSYEGTPQQTVGIATAILLVQALANTYTVQLVAVVNRISVWWLLIGMVVIVVALTVKPSSHQPVSFATHFVNSTGFDNGLYAAMLGLLVTSWTFTGFDGSFHMSEETVRATVNTPKGIMRAIIYSALAGLVLMLALVYAIRDYAAEIGAAAPPVQILVDALGMGTAKLLLLIVIGAMLFCGLANMTSNTRQIFAFSRDGAMPGSRWWHSVSLRTRTPVKAVWLAAACALVLIIPGWWSHTAFTAIVSVNVVGLYLAYGVPIFLRLRLKDFEPGPWNLGRYGRPVAAVAVVWIVLSSVLFMLPQVSPITVDSFNYAPIALGVVLLIATVWWFANARRRFQGPVSYGSPDEVAAMDLI
- a CDS encoding RICIN domain-containing protein, translating into MSSTAFRAAAAAVGAAVLALAATVAPPAAAVAAPDAGYTIGVGSPVPYAHPTDTPASTYIDKDGTFYFQQSAALYGAKDPRYWEFFTGADMDGATRSGAISDAVDPANAQDKNNDTTWRCNNSPTGREATYAVGNAGYSQKNYCDLSGVWVDPDTGDWYGLVHNEFTPAPFNDGIHFDAIDYAVSKNQGRTWTIKDHAITSPYSTRRGDTAQFPNETYSYGDGDQRLFVDTKSGYFYVYYGSRIVAKGGNWQDSLAHVARSPISSKMARGSWQKWYDGHWTQPGVGGLESNMVPVDASSTTGYTPVAGDYDPANPGTVSQQIAAGQLPPRSPLFVMNIAYDAHLGLYIGEPEAVNGTAPQRFYATDDLASQKWHLIGDTGGYTNNSWYRWFLDGANRTNSTIVGKTFRSYCSIDCQGGADGEYVDVTVDSSTPAAPPFDLGRSYRIGNGDGRVLAQAAGTADTTSGARATGSALESWVFTSDGDGSYRITNASTGGLLGVPTTKAGRAWGAKPTVTAAGPGGPAVGQQWFVVPVANTGSYRLVNRHSGLVIGLSAQDGRLAETTPTRTWTNTTGSGVGGSRSAGEQTLTLTPTGAAPGGPLDGTHTLTASGKSLDDPGHSTTQGTQLVTWSPNGGSNQNWILTRQPDGGYRIVNAESKLCVDVSGGSTAAGAKVIQWACTGGANQRWVITAAPGGGYTLASKAGGLLLTTASGADGALVTQQPDTGSALQRWTLG